A region from the Sutcliffiella horikoshii genome encodes:
- a CDS encoding TlyA family RNA methyltransferase, protein MAKKERVDVLLVERGLVETREKAKRSIMAGLVYSNEQRLDKPGEKVAMDAPLTVKGNVLPYVSRGGLKLEKALKVFDLDVKDKILLDIGASTGGFTDCALQNGAKLSYALDVGYNQLAWKLRQDERVVVMERTNFRYVTPVDLNEGMPDFASIDVSFISLKLILPVLKSLLVSGSDVVALVKPQFEAGREQVGKKGIVRDPKIHEAVMDKIIDFSLKEGYEVMNASYSPIKGGEGNIEFLLHLQWNGHTEETAENNLETSISALVADAHLQLKVEKGE, encoded by the coding sequence ATGGCGAAAAAAGAACGAGTAGATGTCCTTTTGGTGGAGCGCGGTCTTGTGGAAACACGCGAAAAAGCGAAGCGCTCCATTATGGCAGGACTTGTATATTCAAATGAACAACGGCTGGACAAGCCAGGTGAAAAAGTAGCAATGGATGCACCTCTGACTGTCAAAGGCAATGTGTTGCCATATGTAAGTCGAGGCGGTTTAAAACTGGAAAAAGCGCTTAAAGTCTTTGACTTGGACGTGAAGGATAAGATATTGCTTGATATCGGTGCTTCTACAGGCGGATTCACCGATTGTGCCCTTCAAAATGGTGCAAAGTTAAGCTACGCACTTGATGTAGGATACAATCAACTTGCATGGAAACTCCGTCAAGATGAACGAGTTGTCGTGATGGAGCGAACCAACTTCAGATACGTTACACCGGTTGATTTAAATGAAGGTATGCCGGATTTTGCGAGCATTGATGTATCATTTATCTCACTGAAATTAATTTTACCAGTCTTAAAGAGCTTGCTCGTATCTGGCAGCGACGTAGTTGCGCTTGTTAAGCCTCAGTTTGAGGCAGGAAGAGAGCAGGTCGGCAAGAAAGGTATTGTCCGCGACCCGAAGATACATGAAGCGGTGATGGATAAGATTATTGACTTCAGCTTGAAGGAAGGGTATGAAGTGATGAATGCCTCTTACTCACCTATTAAGGGAGGAGAGGGAAACATTGAGTTCCTCCTTCATTTGCAATGGAACGGACATACAGAAGAAACCGCAGAAAATAATCTCGAAACTTCCATATCCGCTCTAGTTGCAGATGCGCACCTACAATTGAAGGTCGAAAAAGGGGAATAA
- the dxs gene encoding 1-deoxy-D-xylulose-5-phosphate synthase, with protein sequence MDLTKIENPQFLKKMSIDELESLSEDIRRFLIEQLSTSGGHIGPNLGVVELTVALHKVFDSPKDKFLWDVGHQAYVHKILTGRACDFGTLRKYKGLCGFPKRNESEHDAWETGHSSTSLSGAMGMAAARDIKGTDEYVIPIIGDGALTGGMALEALNHIGHEKKDMIVILNDNEMSIAPNVGALHSALGRMRTAGKYNWVKDELEVLLKKIPAVGGKLASTAERIKDSLKYLVVSGMFFEELGFTYLGPIDGHNYNDLIENLKYAKKTEGPVLIHVVTKKGKGYEPAELDTIGTWHGTGPYKIETGDFLKPVGGPPAWSSVVSETVRKLAREDERIVALTPAMPVGSKLEGFAKEFPDRMFDVGIAEQHAVTMAAGLATQGMKPFLAIYSTFLQRGYDQVVHDVCRQNLNVFFGIDRSGLVGEDGETHQGVFDIAFLRHLPNMVLMMPKDENEGQHMVYTANKYNDGPIALRYPRGNGLGVKMDEELKEIPIGSWEVLKEGTDAVILTFGTTIGMALEAAEYLKKENLSVKVVNARFIKPMDEALLHDLFKSGMPFVTIEEAVLQGGFGSAVVEFASDNGYTNRVVRMGIPDRFIEHGSVKELLQEIDLTTEKVVENVKLIAARRKQKRA encoded by the coding sequence TTGGATCTTACAAAGATTGAAAATCCGCAATTTTTAAAGAAAATGTCAATAGATGAATTGGAGAGCCTTAGTGAGGATATCAGACGTTTTTTGATTGAGCAGCTCTCCACATCAGGCGGCCATATCGGGCCAAACCTTGGGGTAGTTGAACTTACTGTTGCACTGCACAAAGTATTTGATAGCCCTAAAGACAAGTTTTTATGGGATGTTGGGCACCAGGCTTACGTTCATAAAATTTTGACAGGTAGAGCCTGTGATTTTGGTACGTTGCGTAAATATAAAGGTCTATGTGGGTTTCCGAAAAGGAATGAGAGCGAGCATGACGCTTGGGAGACTGGACATTCTTCCACTTCTCTTTCCGGAGCGATGGGTATGGCTGCTGCAAGAGACATTAAAGGAACAGATGAGTATGTTATTCCGATCATCGGCGATGGTGCTTTGACTGGCGGAATGGCTCTGGAAGCCCTCAATCATATTGGACACGAAAAGAAAGACATGATTGTCATCTTGAATGATAATGAAATGTCGATTGCGCCGAATGTTGGTGCCTTGCACAGCGCGCTTGGAAGAATGCGTACGGCCGGTAAATACAATTGGGTAAAAGACGAACTGGAAGTGCTTCTTAAGAAAATACCTGCAGTTGGCGGGAAACTGGCGTCAACGGCTGAGCGCATCAAAGACAGTTTGAAGTACCTTGTTGTAAGCGGCATGTTTTTCGAAGAACTTGGTTTTACTTACTTGGGACCTATTGATGGACATAACTACAACGATTTAATTGAAAATCTTAAATATGCGAAGAAAACAGAAGGGCCGGTCCTGATCCATGTTGTAACGAAAAAAGGAAAAGGCTATGAACCGGCTGAACTGGACACGATCGGTACGTGGCATGGAACAGGGCCATATAAAATCGAAACTGGTGACTTCCTGAAGCCTGTTGGCGGACCGCCGGCGTGGAGCAGTGTAGTTAGTGAAACAGTACGAAAATTGGCGCGCGAAGACGAGCGTATTGTCGCTCTGACACCTGCAATGCCTGTAGGATCTAAGCTTGAAGGTTTTGCAAAAGAATTCCCAGACCGCATGTTTGATGTGGGAATCGCCGAGCAGCATGCTGTCACCATGGCAGCAGGGCTTGCAACGCAAGGAATGAAACCGTTCCTGGCCATTTATTCTACCTTCCTCCAACGAGGGTACGACCAAGTAGTGCATGATGTCTGCCGTCAAAACTTGAATGTCTTCTTTGGAATTGACCGTTCCGGTTTGGTTGGGGAAGATGGTGAAACGCATCAAGGTGTTTTTGACATCGCATTTTTAAGGCATCTACCGAACATGGTTCTTATGATGCCAAAAGACGAGAATGAAGGCCAGCACATGGTGTATACGGCAAATAAGTATAATGACGGTCCAATTGCACTTCGCTATCCACGCGGTAACGGATTGGGTGTTAAAATGGACGAGGAATTAAAAGAAATTCCGATTGGTTCATGGGAAGTTTTGAAAGAAGGAACAGACGCTGTCATCTTGACATTCGGAACGACAATCGGAATGGCACTTGAAGCTGCTGAATATCTGAAAAAAGAAAACTTGTCGGTAAAAGTAGTCAATGCAAGATTCATCAAACCGATGGATGAGGCGTTATTGCATGACCTCTTCAAATCAGGCATGCCTTTTGTAACGATTGAAGAAGCGGTCCTTCAAGGTGGATTCGGCAGTGCGGTTGTTGAATTTGCAAGCGATAATGGGTACACAAACCGTGTGGTAAGAATGGGAATTCCAGATCGCTTCATTGAACATGGAAGTGTGAAGGAGCTGCTACAGGAAATAGATTTAACAACAGAAAAAGTCGTGGAAAACGTTAAATTAATTGCAGCTAGAAGAAAACAAAAAAGGGCTTAA
- a CDS encoding polyprenyl synthetase family protein gives MDLQTFMKDRKKLVEDALFSYMKSVEAPEVLLESMNYSLKAGGKRLRPLLVLATLKSFGKPEEFGIPVACAVEMIHTYSLVHDDLPSMDDDDFRRGKPTNHKVYGEAMAILAGDALLTHSFEVMEDLLNLDVKPMKVVTLMKELAKAAGPRGMVGGQVADMEGEGAQLSLQDLEYIHRNKTGKLLGYSIVAGAILGDATEEQISKLEQFGDHLGLAFQIRDDILDIEGDASKIGKPVGSDTQNEKTTYPSLLTMNGAKEKLEYHINEAKHILADIPLESDLLVQLCDLIAKRDH, from the coding sequence ATGGATTTGCAAACTTTTATGAAAGATAGAAAGAAGTTGGTGGAGGACGCACTTTTTTCTTATATGAAATCTGTTGAAGCACCAGAAGTTCTACTTGAATCCATGAACTATTCCTTGAAAGCAGGAGGGAAAAGACTTCGCCCTTTATTAGTGCTTGCTACGTTGAAATCTTTTGGGAAACCTGAAGAATTTGGAATCCCAGTAGCATGTGCAGTGGAGATGATACACACCTATTCTTTGGTTCACGATGATCTGCCAAGCATGGATGATGACGACTTTAGACGCGGAAAGCCGACTAATCATAAAGTGTATGGTGAAGCGATGGCAATATTGGCCGGTGACGCCTTGCTTACGCATAGCTTTGAGGTTATGGAAGATCTATTGAATCTAGACGTCAAGCCAATGAAAGTTGTCACTCTAATGAAAGAGTTAGCCAAAGCTGCAGGGCCAAGAGGGATGGTCGGAGGACAAGTTGCGGATATGGAGGGTGAAGGAGCACAGCTCTCGCTTCAGGACCTTGAGTATATACATAGAAACAAAACCGGAAAACTTCTCGGATATAGCATTGTGGCAGGTGCGATACTGGGGGATGCAACAGAAGAACAGATTTCCAAGTTGGAGCAATTCGGCGACCACCTTGGTCTTGCATTCCAGATCAGGGATGACATTCTTGATATTGAAGGAGATGCATCCAAAATTGGCAAGCCGGTAGGTTCAGACACCCAGAACGAAAAAACGACCTATCCTTCTCTTCTCACGATGAATGGCGCGAAAGAAAAACTGGAATATCATATTAATGAAGCAAAACATATACTAGCTGACATTCCGTTAGAATCTGATCTTTTAGTGCAACTTTGCGACTTGATTGCCAAAAGGGACCATTAA
- a CDS encoding exodeoxyribonuclease VII small subunit, whose protein sequence is MTEKKDVTFEEAMKGLENIVEKLEEGDVPLEEAISFYKEGMKLSKLCHDKLSHVEAEMEQILKENGELESFQVQEDEA, encoded by the coding sequence ATGACTGAAAAAAAGGACGTTACATTTGAAGAAGCAATGAAAGGTTTAGAAAATATTGTGGAAAAGCTTGAAGAAGGAGATGTTCCATTAGAAGAAGCCATTTCTTTTTACAAAGAAGGGATGAAATTGTCCAAGCTTTGTCATGACAAACTTTCTCACGTAGAGGCAGAAATGGAACAGATCCTAAAAGAAAACGGCGAATTGGAGTCATTCCAAGTACAGGAGGATGAAGCTTAA
- the xseA gene encoding exodeoxyribonuclease VII large subunit codes for MSERRYLTVTALTKYIKRKFDVDPHLQDVWLKGEISNFKQHSRGHMYFTLKDQNARLQVVMFAGQNRNLAFKPQEGMKVLVRGEVTVYEANGSYQMYIKEMQPDGVGSLFLAYEELKKKLSQEGLFSSEYKKTLPKYPCAVGVITSPTGAAVRDIITTLKRRYPLTKIIVIPALVQGVNAAPSIVKAIQTANKMPDLDVLIVGRGGGSIEELWAFNEEVVAREIFASKLPIISAVGHETDFTIADFVADMRAPTPTAAAELAVPHINELMERLSDRKFRLHSASNKLMQHYKDRLTALQKSYAFRFPKNLYAQKQQDLDRTMDDLEAAMKRMVERKHVKWEQLAGLLARNHPKKQWEAEKLTLEQQTKLLTKQMQQTLQKKQWEFQHKISKMDALSPLKIMNRGYSLAYQEDGTIIKNVNQAEKGDTIQVHLQDGRLECEVQDVKERKGND; via the coding sequence ATGAGTGAACGCAGATACTTAACGGTTACTGCTCTAACGAAATACATAAAAAGAAAATTTGATGTGGACCCTCATTTGCAAGATGTATGGCTGAAAGGGGAAATATCCAATTTCAAGCAACATAGCAGAGGGCATATGTACTTTACCCTGAAAGACCAAAACGCACGACTCCAGGTTGTCATGTTTGCAGGGCAAAATCGCAACCTTGCCTTCAAGCCGCAAGAAGGAATGAAGGTCCTTGTTCGTGGAGAAGTTACGGTCTATGAAGCAAACGGGTCCTATCAGATGTACATAAAAGAAATGCAGCCTGATGGTGTCGGCAGCCTGTTTTTAGCCTATGAGGAGTTGAAAAAGAAGCTTTCCCAGGAAGGTTTGTTTTCATCTGAATACAAAAAAACGCTGCCCAAATACCCGTGTGCTGTAGGCGTGATCACCTCGCCAACAGGAGCGGCGGTCAGGGATATCATCACCACCTTGAAAAGAAGATATCCACTAACAAAAATAATCGTTATTCCTGCTCTAGTACAAGGCGTGAATGCTGCTCCATCCATTGTGAAGGCCATTCAAACCGCTAACAAAATGCCTGATCTTGATGTGCTTATCGTGGGCCGTGGCGGAGGATCCATTGAAGAGTTATGGGCCTTTAATGAAGAAGTGGTAGCTAGAGAAATTTTCGCTTCAAAGCTACCGATTATTTCAGCCGTTGGTCATGAAACGGACTTTACGATAGCAGACTTTGTAGCGGATATGCGCGCGCCGACACCAACTGCTGCGGCGGAATTGGCTGTCCCCCATATCAATGAACTGATGGAGCGCTTGTCAGATCGTAAATTCCGATTGCACAGTGCTTCCAACAAATTGATGCAGCATTATAAGGACAGGTTGACAGCACTGCAGAAATCGTATGCGTTCAGGTTTCCTAAAAATCTATATGCACAAAAGCAGCAGGATCTTGATCGGACCATGGATGATCTCGAGGCGGCCATGAAAAGAATGGTGGAACGAAAGCATGTAAAATGGGAGCAACTCGCTGGATTACTCGCTAGAAACCATCCGAAAAAGCAATGGGAAGCAGAAAAGCTTACACTAGAACAGCAGACAAAATTACTTACAAAGCAAATGCAGCAGACACTACAAAAGAAACAATGGGAATTCCAACATAAAATATCCAAGATGGATGCCTTAAGCCCTCTTAAAATCATGAACAGAGGATATAGCCTTGCTTACCAAGAAGATGGCACCATTATTAAAAATGTGAATCAGGCAGAAAAAGGAGATACCATTCAGGTTCACCTTCAAGATGGCCGGTTAGAATGTGAAGTACAAGATGTAAAGGAGCGAAAAGGAAATGACTGA
- the folD gene encoding bifunctional methylenetetrahydrofolate dehydrogenase/methenyltetrahydrofolate cyclohydrolase FolD yields MSAVIVSGKDLAVEKRAFIKEKVSELHKEKNIQPSLAVILVGQDPASQSYVRAKQKACEEAGIRSILEEYPSSITQQELLDRISHFNGDASVHGILVQLPLPDHIDELAVIEHISPNKDVDGFHPVNIGRMMIDQKSFLPCTPYGIVEMIKSLDVSISGKHVVVIGRSNIVGKPVGQLLLKEDATVTYCHSRTKDLASITKQADILIAAVGRAKLIGPEYVKDGAIVIDVGVNRLETGKLCGDVDFESVKEKASFITPVPGGVGPMTITMLLHNTLQSAQNEASENKTFSS; encoded by the coding sequence ATGTCAGCAGTTATAGTATCAGGTAAAGATCTTGCAGTGGAGAAAAGAGCTTTTATTAAAGAGAAGGTTTCTGAGCTACATAAGGAAAAGAATATCCAACCAAGCTTGGCTGTGATTTTGGTAGGGCAGGACCCTGCTTCACAATCCTATGTTAGAGCAAAACAGAAAGCATGCGAGGAAGCTGGAATTCGAAGCATATTGGAAGAGTACCCAAGTTCTATTACGCAACAAGAATTGTTGGATAGAATAAGCCATTTTAACGGAGATGCTTCCGTGCATGGCATTTTGGTACAGCTGCCTTTGCCTGATCATATTGATGAACTGGCTGTTATTGAACATATTTCCCCTAATAAAGATGTAGATGGGTTTCATCCTGTCAATATCGGCAGAATGATGATTGATCAGAAATCATTCCTTCCTTGTACGCCTTATGGAATAGTGGAAATGATTAAATCCCTTGATGTTTCTATTTCCGGTAAGCATGTTGTGGTAATCGGAAGAAGTAATATAGTAGGCAAGCCGGTTGGCCAATTGCTTTTAAAAGAAGATGCTACCGTCACTTATTGTCATTCTCGTACAAAGGATTTGGCTTCCATTACCAAGCAGGCCGATATTTTGATTGCGGCAGTTGGTCGTGCAAAGCTAATTGGTCCTGAATATGTGAAAGATGGCGCAATCGTGATTGATGTCGGGGTCAATAGACTTGAGACCGGAAAACTGTGTGGAGATGTGGACTTTGAATCGGTGAAAGAAAAAGCAAGCTTTATCACACCTGTTCCTGGAGGGGTCGGTCCAATGACGATTACGATGTTGCTGCACAATACGCTACAATCAGCACAAAATGAGGCGAGTGAAAACAAGACGTTTTCCAGTTAA
- the nusB gene encoding transcription antitermination factor NusB produces the protein MKRSVSREKALQAIFQMDLSDIAPDEAITNVLEEGEKPDDFLSSIVFGTKEHQEEIDSTLKSHLEKWSLDRLGTVDRTILRMTVFEMMFVEEIPVNVSMNEAIELAKTFGDDKSSGFINAVLSKVKTTIENNA, from the coding sequence ATGAAACGTAGTGTATCAAGAGAAAAGGCGCTTCAAGCCATTTTTCAAATGGATTTAAGTGATATTGCGCCTGATGAAGCAATCACAAATGTATTAGAAGAAGGGGAAAAGCCGGATGATTTCCTAAGCAGTATCGTGTTTGGCACGAAAGAGCATCAGGAAGAAATCGATTCCACGTTGAAATCCCACTTGGAAAAATGGTCACTAGATCGTCTGGGAACAGTGGACCGTACCATTCTTCGCATGACAGTTTTTGAAATGATGTTTGTCGAAGAGATTCCGGTTAATGTCAGCATGAATGAAGCAATCGAACTTGCGAAAACATTTGGTGATGACAAATCAAGCGGATTTATTAACGCAGTCCTTTCTAAAGTAAAAACTACCATTGAAAATAATGCATAA
- a CDS encoding Asp23/Gls24 family envelope stress response protein, translated as MSERNLLEMENNNSLGKVEIAPEVIEVIAGIAASEVEGVMSMRGNFAAGVVERLGKKNHGKGVKVDLSEEGIKVDVFCVMQFGISIPTVAQKVQDNIRQALLNMTALEITEVNIHVVGVQFETQKNEVEVEQEI; from the coding sequence ATGAGCGAAAGAAACTTATTGGAAATGGAAAACAACAACTCACTAGGCAAAGTCGAAATTGCTCCTGAAGTCATTGAAGTTATTGCCGGCATTGCTGCTTCCGAAGTAGAAGGGGTCATGTCGATGCGTGGTAACTTCGCTGCAGGTGTGGTAGAGAGACTTGGGAAAAAGAATCACGGTAAAGGTGTAAAAGTCGATCTTTCCGAAGAAGGCATTAAAGTGGATGTATTTTGTGTGATGCAGTTCGGCATCTCCATTCCTACAGTTGCCCAAAAAGTACAAGATAACATCCGCCAAGCATTATTGAATATGACTGCTTTAGAAATTACAGAAGTGAATATTCATGTAGTAGGAGTGCAGTTTGAAACTCAAAAAAATGAAGTAGAAGTAGAGCAAGAAATTTAA
- the accC gene encoding acetyl-CoA carboxylase biotin carboxylase subunit → MIKKLLIANRGEIAVRIIRACKEMDIETVAVYSEADKESLHVQLADEAYCVGPKTSKDSYLNFTNIISVAKLTASDAIHPGYGFLAENADFAELCRECNITFVGPSPEAISKMGTKDVARETMRKAGVPIVPGSQGIIENINDGISIANDIGYPVIIKATAGGGGKGIRVARNEEELKKGISITQQEAATAFGNPGVYLEKFIEDFRHVEIQVMADGHGNTIHLGERDCSIQRRLQKLVEETPSPVLDEEIRAQMGDAAVKAAEAVDYMGAGTIEFIYDYQNRKFYFMEMNTRIQVEHPVTEMVTGVDLIKEMIRVASGETLSLKQEDVVFNGWSIECRINAENPEKNFMPSPGKIEMYLPPGGLGVRVDSAVYPGYSIPPYYDSMVAKLITYGATREEAVSRMKRALSEFIIEGVHTTIPFHLKLMDHEKFKDGDFNTKFLEKYDVMNS, encoded by the coding sequence ATGATTAAAAAATTATTGATTGCCAATAGAGGAGAAATTGCGGTACGAATCATTCGTGCATGTAAAGAAATGGATATAGAAACAGTTGCTGTGTATTCGGAGGCGGATAAAGAATCCCTTCATGTACAGTTGGCAGACGAAGCGTATTGTGTCGGCCCAAAAACGTCAAAAGACAGCTACCTTAATTTTACGAACATCATTAGCGTAGCAAAGCTTACGGCGTCAGATGCTATCCACCCTGGATATGGATTCCTTGCGGAGAATGCGGACTTTGCAGAGCTTTGCCGAGAGTGTAACATTACATTTGTAGGTCCGAGTCCTGAAGCGATCAGCAAGATGGGGACGAAAGATGTTGCGCGTGAAACGATGCGTAAAGCTGGCGTGCCGATTGTTCCCGGTTCACAAGGGATCATTGAGAACATCAATGATGGTATCTCCATTGCTAATGACATCGGATATCCTGTTATCATCAAAGCAACGGCAGGCGGAGGCGGAAAAGGTATCCGTGTTGCGAGAAATGAAGAGGAACTGAAAAAGGGTATCTCCATCACGCAACAGGAAGCGGCAACTGCTTTCGGTAATCCTGGCGTGTACTTGGAAAAATTCATTGAAGATTTCCGTCACGTAGAAATTCAAGTAATGGCAGATGGTCATGGTAATACGATCCACCTTGGTGAGCGTGATTGCTCTATCCAACGTCGTCTGCAGAAGCTTGTAGAGGAAACACCTTCACCTGTGCTGGATGAAGAAATTCGCGCTCAAATGGGTGACGCGGCAGTAAAAGCTGCTGAAGCAGTGGACTATATGGGTGCAGGTACGATAGAATTTATTTATGACTATCAAAATAGAAAATTCTACTTCATGGAAATGAACACCCGTATCCAAGTAGAGCATCCTGTTACGGAAATGGTGACAGGGGTGGATCTAATTAAGGAAATGATTCGGGTTGCATCTGGTGAAACATTATCTCTTAAGCAAGAAGATGTCGTGTTCAACGGCTGGTCGATTGAGTGCCGTATTAATGCTGAAAATCCAGAAAAGAACTTTATGCCTTCCCCTGGGAAGATTGAAATGTACCTTCCTCCAGGTGGTCTTGGCGTTCGAGTGGATTCGGCAGTTTACCCTGGTTACAGCATACCGCCATATTACGATTCCATGGTGGCAAAGCTAATCACTTATGGAGCAACACGTGAAGAAGCTGTCTCACGAATGAAACGTGCATTAAGCGAATTTATTATTGAAGGCGTTCATACTACGATACCTTTCCATCTGAAATTAATGGATCACGAAAAGTTCAAAGATGGGGATTTTAATACGAAATTTCTTGAGAAATATGATGTCATGAATTCTTAA
- the accB gene encoding acetyl-CoA carboxylase biotin carboxyl carrier protein — MLKIQEIREIIKLIDQSNIDEFTYENEGSKIKMKKHAAQTVVSTQQVAAPAPQAAPQQQAQAPQAPAQQVQTPAAETKQEAAPKQEDANLHKITSPMVGTFYASPSPDQAAYVQEGDKVGENSVVCIVEAMKLFNEIEAEVKGEIVEVLVDNGQLVEYGQPLFLVKTV, encoded by the coding sequence ATGTTAAAGATCCAAGAAATCAGAGAAATTATTAAGTTGATTGACCAATCCAATATAGATGAATTCACGTATGAAAATGAAGGTTCCAAAATCAAAATGAAGAAGCATGCGGCGCAAACTGTCGTGAGCACACAACAAGTAGCTGCACCAGCACCACAAGCGGCACCGCAACAACAGGCACAAGCACCACAAGCGCCTGCTCAACAAGTTCAAACACCAGCTGCAGAAACGAAACAAGAAGCAGCACCAAAACAAGAAGACGCGAACCTACATAAAATCACATCCCCGATGGTTGGAACGTTCTATGCTTCTCCTTCACCGGATCAAGCGGCATATGTACAAGAAGGCGATAAAGTTGGAGAAAACTCTGTCGTTTGTATCGTAGAAGCGATGAAATTGTTCAATGAGATTGAAGCAGAAGTCAAGGGCGAAATTGTCGAGGTTCTGGTTGATAATGGCCAATTAGTAGAATACGGTCAACCTTTATTCCTTGTAAAAACAGTATAA
- a CDS encoding SpoIIIAH-like family protein, translating to MLLKKQTVWLLTMLSLVFVLSAYYFIGDQQAGEQLANDATEQPAATETAENHGGEEGETAGTDGEEGTEGTEGEEAVEGEEAAEEDGSAVVKYISSDETLAEMRYELENLRSVHRAELKEMMASTDLPAEEISKAVDQYNELAQISEKELILESTIRSHKDVDDALVRVTDGKIRVTVKTAAHSPQMANDIYHMVRQEFKDVRNEDIAFDFPPVTEEGGE from the coding sequence ATGTTATTAAAAAAACAAACCGTTTGGTTACTAACGATGTTAAGTCTCGTTTTCGTCTTATCCGCTTACTACTTTATCGGTGATCAACAAGCCGGCGAACAACTGGCAAATGACGCCACAGAACAGCCTGCAGCAACGGAAACCGCTGAAAATCACGGCGGTGAAGAAGGCGAAACAGCTGGAACTGATGGCGAAGAAGGAACAGAAGGAACTGAAGGTGAGGAAGCGGTTGAAGGGGAAGAAGCTGCAGAGGAAGACGGCAGTGCTGTAGTAAAATACATCTCTTCAGACGAGACATTAGCAGAAATGCGCTATGAACTAGAAAACCTTCGCAGCGTTCATCGTGCAGAATTAAAAGAAATGATGGCAAGCACAGATCTACCAGCAGAAGAAATCTCCAAAGCAGTTGACCAATACAACGAACTTGCCCAAATCTCTGAAAAAGAACTAATTCTAGAATCCACCATCCGCTCCCACAAGGACGTAGATGATGCACTTGTACGCGTAACAGACGGCAAAATCCGAGTAACAGTCAAAACAGCAGCACACTCGCCACAAATGGCAAACGACATCTACCACATGGTGCGCCAAGAATTCAAAGATGTACGTAACGAAGACATCGCATTCGACTTCCCACCAGTAACAGAAGAAGGCGGCGAATAA
- the spoIIIAG gene encoding stage III sporulation protein AG, producing MEKKNQAFIPWLKSLLTNQSKDKKAKYQYMTVILVLGVGFILFGNLFFGEDSASSPGGGVLPAMKQQEPEDEPVFGQNDDANAPSTISDYEASFENQLKDALEAITGVNDVSVVVNIDASEKKVFQTNKTTSQQTTVETDQQGGKRDVTDTSEEEQVLVIRKNEQEIPVVTETKKPVIRGVLIVAKGAENIHVKQMILDAVTRVLDVPQHKVAVLPKKSEGE from the coding sequence GTGGAAAAGAAAAACCAAGCATTCATTCCATGGCTAAAATCTCTGCTTACCAATCAGTCAAAAGATAAAAAAGCAAAATACCAATACATGACGGTCATACTCGTCCTTGGTGTAGGATTCATTTTATTCGGAAATCTGTTCTTTGGAGAAGACAGTGCAAGCTCTCCAGGTGGCGGCGTCCTGCCAGCCATGAAGCAGCAAGAACCGGAAGATGAACCGGTATTTGGACAAAATGACGATGCCAACGCACCTTCTACTATCTCTGATTACGAGGCAAGCTTTGAGAATCAGTTGAAAGATGCACTGGAGGCAATCACAGGAGTTAATGACGTATCTGTCGTCGTAAATATCGATGCTTCCGAAAAGAAAGTCTTTCAGACAAACAAAACCACCTCACAGCAAACAACCGTCGAAACTGACCAGCAAGGTGGGAAACGCGATGTCACTGATACCTCAGAAGAAGAACAAGTCCTCGTCATCAGGAAAAATGAACAAGAAATTCCGGTCGTAACCGAAACCAAAAAACCGGTCATACGCGGAGTTCTGATTGTAGCAAAGGGCGCTGAAAATATACATGTAAAACAAATGATTTTGGACGCTGTCACAAGAGTGCTAGACGTACCACAGCACAAAGTAGCAGTACTTCCAAAAAAATCTGAGGGGGAATAA